From the genome of Streptomyces ficellus:
TCGACCAGCCCGGATACCCGGGATGAAGCCACCATACTTCTTCATGTTGTCCGCGACTTCCTCGGGGTTGAACGAGATCGCCACATAGAAGAAGGCGAAGAAGACGATCAACAGGAAGTAGACGGTGATGTAGTAGGGGTGGTCACCCTTGACGAAGTGGGCTTCGATCCAGGTCTTCCAGCCGGAGGTGCCGCTGGAGAACTGCGCGATCAGGGCCGGGATGTAGAGCAGCGACGAGGCGAAGATGACAGGAATCACACCTGCCTGGTTCACCTTGAGCGGGATGTACGTGGACGTACCGCCGTAGGACCTGCGGCCGATCATGCGCTTCGCGTACTGCACCGGGATGCGGCGCTGGGCCTGCTCGACGAAGACCACCAGGGCCACCATCACGAAGCCGATCAGGATGACCGTGCCGAACTCGATCCAGCCCTGCGCGAGCTTGCCGCTGACCTTGATGGCCCACAGGGCGCCCGGGAAGCCGGCGGCGATCGAGATGAACATCAGGATCGACATGCCGTTGCCGATGCCGCGGTCGGTGACGAGCTCACCGAGCCACATGACGACGGCGGTGCCCGCGGTCATGGTGATGACCATCAGGATGGTGACGAAGATCGAGCGGTCCGGGACGACCTGGCCGGCCACCGTGCAGCCGCTGAACAGCGCGCCGGTGCGGGCGGTCGCCACGAGGCCGGTGCCCTGGAGGATCGCGAGGGCGATCGTCAGGTACCGCGTGTACTGCGTGATCTTGGCCGTACCCGCCTGGCCCTCCTTCTTGAGGGCTTCCAGACGCGGGATGACGACGGTCAGCAGCTGCAGGATGATGCTCGCCGTGATGTACGGCATGATGCCGAGCGCGAAGATGGTGATCTGCAGAAGCGCCCCGCCGCTGAACAGGTTCACCAGGCCCAGCAGGCTGTTGCCGCCCTTGCTGGCCTCGTCCACGCACTGCTGGACGGACTGGTAGTCGACACCGGGGACGGGGATGTGGGCCCCGAGCCGGTAGATCACGATGATGCCCAGCGTGAAGAGCAGCTTCTTGCGCAGGTCGGGCGTCTTGAACGCCCGGGCGAACGCGGTGAGCACGGTGCCTCCTGCGACCCCCGCGTTACGCGCGTGAGGGTGACGGTTTGGTAAGTGAGTAGATACAAACACGGCAGCCTTACGCCACGGGGGCAGACTGCCGGGACACTAACAGCGGCTACCATACCCGGCCGTCACGCCCGCGTGAAACGTCGCTGAGGCACGTCAACCACGGGTAAGGCCGATCCCTCCTTGGCGACCGGTCACCCGGTCCCCCACCCAGGGCAACGACCGAGGGCCGCAGTTGATGCCGGACCGTGTGGCGCCTTCGTGAAGATGTCCGAAAGACGCCGTGCGGCGACGGAACGGACGACGGGCGGACGACGGCGCGGACGACGAGGGCGGACATGGCGAAAAAGAGCCTGGCCGACGCCCACGAGGGGCGCCGGCCAGGCTCTCTGC
Proteins encoded in this window:
- the secY gene encoding preprotein translocase subunit SecY; this translates as MLTAFARAFKTPDLRKKLLFTLGIIVIYRLGAHIPVPGVDYQSVQQCVDEASKGGNSLLGLVNLFSGGALLQITIFALGIMPYITASIILQLLTVVIPRLEALKKEGQAGTAKITQYTRYLTIALAILQGTGLVATARTGALFSGCTVAGQVVPDRSIFVTILMVITMTAGTAVVMWLGELVTDRGIGNGMSILMFISIAAGFPGALWAIKVSGKLAQGWIEFGTVILIGFVMVALVVFVEQAQRRIPVQYAKRMIGRRSYGGTSTYIPLKVNQAGVIPVIFASSLLYIPALIAQFSSGTSGWKTWIEAHFVKGDHPYYITVYFLLIVFFAFFYVAISFNPEEVADNMKKYGGFIPGIRAGRPTAEYLSYVLNRITWPGSLYLGLIALVPTMALAGFGGANANFPFGGTSILIIVGVGLETVKQIESQLQQRNYEGFLR